A single Halobellus ruber DNA region contains:
- a CDS encoding DUF7312 domain-containing protein — translation MTDPDAPPDPDASADSDASTGPDASIDGGADADDPASGGQADRDDHAAETRRRTEPRLANASDPEDGEDRPADGSGPFREPEPIEPETPRAENVLFVLLGVLATIALLATAVFPNLI, via the coding sequence ATGACGGATCCGGACGCCCCACCCGACCCGGACGCGTCGGCCGATTCGGACGCCTCGACCGGTCCGGACGCGTCGATCGACGGCGGCGCTGACGCGGACGACCCCGCAAGCGGGGGGCAAGCGGACCGGGACGACCACGCTGCCGAGACCCGGCGCCGGACGGAACCCCGTCTGGCGAACGCCTCAGACCCCGAGGACGGCGAGGACCGACCGGCGGACGGTTCGGGGCCGTTCCGGGAGCCCGAGCCGATCGAGCCGGAGACCCCCCGAGCGGAGAACGTGCTGTTCGTCCTGCTCGGCGTGTTGGCCACCATCGCGCTCCTCGCGACGGCCGTGTTTCCGAACCTCATCTGA
- a CDS encoding BGTF surface domain-containing protein yields the protein MITVQTMSHVSLLLAFAVTLSLLVGGVTPVSASGGSASDHAAADLGGDGVYAQADDDASASFPGNVTVTRGDEVTIAVSHSDPANVTIGSDDNGFEVTVSVGGSGTTEVVLDTRRTTAADPGEFIEGGSATLHSEPLEEPMQPADYLMRVEIDGVEYDIGTLTVEPRGEYAAESNRAPGAFTPAEYVGGGEEGDANVGPLTGTMTAGSTVARGDYAVVRFEESGLETALNTTDLTGSAAANGLKVNFTQTDPGPNTEPREYVATDTANVTVLPNLEDDAFYVLWNTSGVELENIDARNRYRAALSLTDESGFVGADTTLATTTFDLRRQSVSLSPADDATVYPWDNDTYVVEGRTNRAPNTELEVRLRSADPDAFLLISDTTVREDGSFEATVDLGEASRGTNATLWVREHFAETRQEVRLVAPDPSVEFQNQTANGTTVEVTRAELPEGGFVRLVDDGGEVVGRSDYLEPGRHTAMTAELGTPLFETQRLRAELVYAAADGSYNPGAPAYTPNGGAVVNDSAVVDFPPEPTETPAATETTATATATATRTPTATPYPVATRTPLPPSGATQSTLPLSPAVAVVALLAAAALFARRGESS from the coding sequence GTGATCACGGTACAGACGATGTCTCACGTGTCCCTGCTCCTCGCGTTCGCCGTGACGCTGTCCCTCCTCGTCGGCGGCGTGACGCCCGTCTCGGCGTCCGGCGGGTCCGCGTCCGATCACGCGGCGGCCGACCTCGGCGGCGACGGGGTCTACGCCCAGGCCGACGACGACGCCTCGGCGTCGTTCCCGGGGAACGTGACCGTTACGCGCGGCGACGAGGTGACGATCGCGGTCAGCCACTCCGACCCCGCGAACGTGACGATCGGGAGCGACGACAACGGCTTCGAGGTCACCGTGTCGGTGGGCGGCAGCGGCACCACCGAGGTCGTTCTCGACACCCGCCGGACCACCGCCGCGGACCCCGGGGAGTTCATCGAGGGCGGGAGCGCGACGCTGCACTCCGAACCCCTCGAGGAGCCGATGCAGCCCGCCGACTACCTGATGCGGGTGGAGATCGACGGCGTGGAGTACGACATCGGGACGCTCACCGTCGAGCCCCGGGGGGAGTACGCCGCCGAATCGAACCGCGCGCCGGGGGCGTTCACCCCCGCCGAGTACGTCGGCGGCGGCGAGGAGGGCGACGCCAACGTGGGGCCGCTGACCGGGACGATGACGGCGGGATCGACCGTCGCCCGCGGCGACTACGCCGTCGTCAGGTTCGAGGAAAGCGGGCTGGAGACCGCGCTCAACACCACCGATCTGACGGGCAGCGCCGCCGCGAACGGCCTCAAAGTGAACTTCACGCAGACCGATCCGGGGCCGAACACCGAGCCCCGCGAGTACGTCGCCACCGACACCGCGAACGTGACCGTGCTGCCGAACCTCGAAGACGACGCGTTCTACGTCCTCTGGAACACCAGCGGCGTCGAGTTGGAGAACATCGACGCCCGGAACCGATACCGGGCGGCGCTGTCGCTGACCGACGAAAGCGGGTTCGTCGGGGCGGACACCACGCTCGCGACGACGACCTTCGACCTCCGCCGGCAGTCGGTGTCGCTGTCGCCGGCCGACGACGCCACCGTCTACCCGTGGGACAACGACACGTACGTCGTCGAGGGGCGGACGAACCGCGCGCCCAACACCGAACTCGAAGTCCGGCTCCGGTCGGCCGATCCGGACGCGTTCCTCCTCATCAGCGACACGACCGTCAGGGAGGACGGCAGTTTCGAGGCGACGGTCGACCTCGGCGAGGCCTCCCGGGGGACGAACGCCACGCTGTGGGTCCGCGAGCACTTCGCGGAGACGCGACAGGAGGTCCGCCTCGTCGCCCCCGACCCGAGCGTCGAGTTCCAGAACCAGACCGCAAACGGCACCACCGTCGAGGTGACCCGCGCGGAACTCCCCGAGGGCGGGTTCGTTCGGCTGGTCGACGACGGCGGCGAGGTCGTCGGCAGGTCCGACTACCTGGAGCCGGGGCGGCACACCGCGATGACCGCCGAACTCGGGACGCCGCTGTTCGAGACCCAGCGGCTCCGCGCCGAACTCGTCTATGCCGCCGCCGACGGGTCGTACAACCCCGGCGCGCCGGCGTACACCCCGAACGGCGGCGCGGTCGTGAACGACTCCGCGGTCGTTGACTTCCCGCCGGAGCCGACTGAAACGCCCGCCGCAACGGAGACGACCGCGACTGCCACCGCGACCGCGACGCGGACACCGACAGCGACCCCCTACCCCGTTGCGACCCGGACGCCGCTGCCGCCGTCGGGGGCGACACAGTCCACCCTGCCGCTGTCGCCGGCTGTCGCCGTCGTGGCGCTTCTCGCCGCTGCCGCGCTGTTCGCACGGCGGGGTGAGTCGTCGTGA